CCAATCACCTGAGAGGGCTGCAAACATTACTATATCAGTTTCCGTTATCGTCCTACCAGGTGAAACAACTTTTTCACCTATTTTGAAACCAGGAAGGGGTTCACTTTCAGTCATAGAGGTTCATGCTCCTTATGTAGCCTCCTCACCTTGCAATTTTGACATTTGAGCTTGACCATATAAGTGTTTTTGTATTGAATTTTTACAATGCTTAGAGAGATGCAAAGTACCCTTAATAGTCATCGTGTACCACTTAATTTAAGAAGGTATTCCAAGAGGGGGCGTTGAGCGTGCAGCATTTTACTTAAGCCGTAACGACCTTAGAGGGAAGCATGTCAAGGTCTATTGGTCTCTCTACACTAAGTACTAAAAATAAAATAAAGAGAGTCATTAAGTCGAGGAGAACCACGTTATCTCCCCTTAATTACTGGTGGTCTCTTCTCAAGGAAAGCTTTCGACAGCTCTTTTTGATCCTCCGTGCTGAAACATAGTCTAAACAGGTCTGCCTCACACTTTAGCCCTTCAGTTAAGGTCGTCTCCAAAGCTTTGTTCACAGCCATCTTAGCGAAAGCTAGTATTATGGGGCTTTGCTTTAGAAGCTCATTGACCATGTTGTTCACCTCCTCCATTAACTTCTCTTTAGGAACCACCTTGTTAATCATGCCAAGTCTGTAAGCCTCTTGAGCCGATATAAACTTCCCGGTGAAGATCATTTCTTTCGCTATCTTCTCACCCACTAGCCTAGGAAGGATTTGTGTACCTCCACCACCTGGTATGACCCCAACTCTCACTTCTGGCTGTCCAAATTGTGCGTCTTCCGATGCTATTACTATGTCGCATGCCATTGCCAGCTCGCAACCTCCACCAAGTGCTAAGCCGTTAACAGCAGCTATCACCGGCTTTGGCATATTACGAATGAGCTCGTAGGGCCGCATTATCTCAGCACGTTTTACTAAGTCGGCTGGAGTCAACGTCGGGAACTCGCTTATGTCAGCTCCTGCACTAAAAGCTCGACCTGCACCGGTTATCACCACTACGCGCACGTTATCGTCCTTCCAAGCATCTTCAAGCGCTCGTATCAATTCTCTCCGCATCTCAGTGTTCTGTGCGTTCAGCTTATCTGGGCGGTTGAGAGTTATCCAGGCCACATTCCCTCTCTTTTCGTAAATTATTGTTTTAAACTCAGACATGATCCTCCCCTTAACAATACTATGAAACGTGAAATCTTTAAGTATGTTGCAGACGCGTCAAAATGCAGCACCCAATAACACGACCGAGAGACCCTAATATAGTGGCTAACTTAACGTTCGACGACCATCTATAGTGCTCGTTGGGTCACGGTAAAGTTGCTGGTGCTCTTGAAGTTTGTGAGGAGCGAGCT
The sequence above is drawn from the Candidatus Nezhaarchaeota archaeon genome and encodes:
- a CDS encoding enoyl-CoA hydratase/isomerase family protein; amino-acid sequence: MSEFKTIIYEKRGNVAWITLNRPDKLNAQNTEMRRELIRALEDAWKDDNVRVVVITGAGRAFSAGADISEFPTLTPADLVKRAEIMRPYELIRNMPKPVIAAVNGLALGGGCELAMACDIVIASEDAQFGQPEVRVGVIPGGGGTQILPRLVGEKIAKEMIFTGKFISAQEAYRLGMINKVVPKEKLMEEVNNMVNELLKQSPIILAFAKMAVNKALETTLTEGLKCEADLFRLCFSTEDQKELSKAFLEKRPPVIKGR